Proteins from one Bacteroides mediterraneensis genomic window:
- a CDS encoding DUF5715 family protein, with protein sequence MKLLLKSCLAVALLTGICLAGCKEKDMSMKMNNPRNIRGVISYKRSFGDLNDVQLATAKKIGIRPISTREEAEEMKGRLVEIVACERYGLDSLTHSIPYLVPQASALLDTIGVNFLDSLENKGLNPNKIIVTSVTRTKDDVKRLRRTNGNASLNSCHFYGTTFDVSWKRFEKVEDPDGRPMQDVSADTLKLVLSEVLRDLRKADRCYVKYELKQGCFHITAR encoded by the coding sequence ATGAAGTTATTACTCAAGTCGTGTCTGGCAGTAGCCTTGCTGACGGGAATATGTCTGGCCGGATGCAAGGAAAAGGATATGTCGATGAAGATGAATAATCCGCGTAATATCAGAGGAGTGATTAGTTATAAGCGGTCGTTTGGTGATTTGAACGACGTGCAGCTGGCTACGGCGAAGAAAATCGGAATTCGTCCCATCAGTACCCGTGAGGAGGCAGAAGAAATGAAAGGCCGTCTGGTGGAGATTGTGGCGTGTGAGCGTTATGGGTTGGATTCATTGACGCATTCCATTCCTTATCTGGTGCCGCAGGCCAGTGCTTTGCTGGATACAATCGGGGTTAATTTTTTGGATTCGTTGGAAAACAAGGGGTTGAATCCCAATAAGATTATAGTGACTTCCGTAACACGTACGAAAGACGACGTGAAGCGCTTGCGTCGTACGAATGGCAATGCTTCATTAAATTCCTGCCATTTTTACGGAACTACGTTCGATGTGAGCTGGAAGCGTTTTGAAAAGGTGGAAGACCCTGACGGTCGTCCTATGCAAGACGTAAGTGCGGATACCTTGAAACTGGTGTTGTCGGAAGTGCTGCGCGACCTTCGCAAGGCAGACCGCTGCTACGTGAAATATGAGTTGAAACAAGGGTGTTTTCATATAACAGCCCGATAA
- a CDS encoding YeiH family protein, whose product MFEKGNRANTLHGILLIALFSFAAFYIAEIPFVKSLSFSPLIVGIILGMLYANSLRNKLPETWVPGIKFCTKQILRAGIVLYGFRLTLTQVAAVGLPAVIVDTVIVAGTIFLGVWLGKMMKMDKDTSLMTATGSAICGAAAVLGAEPVVKCEGHKTAIAVSTVVIFGTISMFLYPIMYRAGLLDALGNTGVAIYTGSTLHEVAHVAGAGNAMDPTDTLGIAGTATITKMIRVMMLAPVLVIMSFALAGRKKTNAEGKAEKSKITIPWFAFGFIGIICVNSLLQYLTGAETVKDIPLNGAIEYIDTFMLTMAMTALGTDTSLEKFKQAGAKPFLLAGLLYIWLLVGGYLLTQYITPMFA is encoded by the coding sequence ATGTTTGAAAAAGGAAACAGAGCCAATACCTTACACGGTATTCTTTTGATTGCACTATTCTCATTCGCGGCCTTTTATATCGCCGAAATCCCCTTCGTCAAAAGCCTCTCGTTCAGTCCGCTGATTGTCGGTATCATTCTAGGTATGCTGTATGCCAACAGCCTGCGCAACAAGCTTCCTGAAACATGGGTACCCGGCATTAAATTCTGTACGAAGCAGATTCTACGTGCCGGTATCGTACTCTACGGATTCCGTCTGACACTGACACAGGTTGCAGCCGTAGGACTTCCGGCGGTCATTGTAGATACCGTCATCGTAGCGGGAACCATCTTCCTGGGTGTATGGCTGGGAAAAATGATGAAAATGGACAAAGACACTTCCCTCATGACAGCTACCGGTAGCGCCATCTGTGGAGCTGCTGCCGTACTGGGCGCTGAACCGGTCGTAAAATGTGAAGGACATAAAACGGCCATTGCCGTATCGACTGTAGTCATCTTCGGAACCATTTCCATGTTCCTCTATCCCATCATGTACCGTGCCGGATTGCTGGACGCACTGGGCAACACCGGAGTAGCCATCTACACCGGAAGTACCTTGCATGAAGTAGCCCACGTGGCAGGGGCCGGAAACGCCATGGACCCGACTGACACTTTGGGAATCGCCGGAACAGCCACTATTACCAAAATGATTCGCGTGATGATGCTGGCCCCGGTATTGGTCATCATGAGCTTCGCCCTGGCAGGCAGAAAGAAAACCAATGCCGAAGGAAAAGCTGAAAAGAGCAAGATCACCATTCCTTGGTTTGCCTTCGGATTCATCGGTATCATCTGTGTGAACTCCCTGCTGCAATACCTGACAGGTGCAGAAACTGTAAAGGACATTCCGTTGAACGGTGCCATTGAATACATTGATACCTTCATGCTGACCATGGCCATGACGGCACTGGGCACAGATACCAGCCTGGAAAAATTCAAGCAAGCCGGAGCCAAACCGTTCCTGCTGGCAGGATTGCTCTACATCTGGTTGCTGGTGGGCGGATACCTGCTCACACAATACATCACTCCGATGTTCGCATAA
- a CDS encoding AraC family transcriptional regulator: MKKLEKLDLLPEDQNMIAGIDMTGGFRQLFQVSAPFPGCLFLLCLRGNCRVKIHLTHYEMKEGSLAILFPGVFFQIEEQSTDCRFIFVAFSRKLIEGAKLFSYTVEYTPYIFERPVIEMQKEKYELFRDSIRLLIRRQRIQEEMTEMQVSLIYTQLLLALGGVYKKRGEDDSPRYNRNQEIVKELVRIIVQYYKTERNVSFYAEKLHLSPQHLSTTVKKVTGKTLTDILSSFIIRDAQAKLRSTDMTVQEIAYSLNFSDISFFGKYFKRYTGMSPKQYRNK; this comes from the coding sequence ATGAAAAAATTGGAAAAGCTTGATTTGTTGCCTGAAGATCAGAATATGATTGCAGGTATAGACATGACGGGCGGCTTCAGACAGTTGTTTCAGGTTTCTGCTCCTTTTCCGGGATGCCTTTTCCTTTTGTGTCTGAGGGGGAATTGTCGTGTGAAAATTCACTTGACACATTATGAAATGAAGGAAGGATCGCTGGCCATATTGTTTCCGGGAGTGTTTTTCCAAATTGAAGAACAAAGCACGGATTGCCGGTTTATATTTGTGGCTTTTTCCAGAAAACTGATAGAGGGAGCTAAATTGTTTTCCTATACGGTGGAATATACTCCTTATATATTCGAACGTCCGGTAATAGAAATGCAGAAAGAGAAATATGAATTGTTCCGTGACAGTATTCGTCTGTTGATTCGCCGTCAGAGGATACAGGAGGAGATGACGGAAATGCAAGTCAGCCTGATTTATACCCAGTTATTGCTGGCATTGGGCGGGGTATATAAGAAGAGGGGAGAGGATGATTCTCCGAGATATAATCGCAACCAGGAAATAGTGAAGGAGCTGGTACGGATTATCGTACAATACTATAAAACGGAACGTAATGTGTCGTTTTATGCAGAGAAATTGCATTTGTCTCCTCAACATTTGAGTACGACAGTAAAGAAGGTGACAGGAAAGACATTGACCGATATTCTTTCTTCCTTTATCATACGGGATGCGCAGGCTAAGCTTCGTTCTACCGATATGACGGTGCAGGAGATTGCTTATTCGCTGAATTTCTCGGATATTTCTTTCTTCGGAAAGTATTTCAAGCGTTATACGGGTATGTCGCCCAAACAGTATCGCAATAAATAA
- a CDS encoding HdeD family acid-resistance protein, which yields MKSLNYALVGSLCALILGILLVTWPDVAVNYLVITIGVLFLIPGLVGLFTYLALWNRRKEEAPRPAFPIVALGSTLFGLWLIIMPSFFVGVLMYVLGVLLVLGGLSQLANLIAARSFMPVPFGVYVVPVLVLAAGITVLFNPFETAEIPFIVLGISSIVYALMDLFRLLRFRRKKSKIEDVVPIEEIKD from the coding sequence ATGAAATCTTTGAATTATGCATTGGTTGGTTCACTTTGTGCATTGATTCTCGGAATCCTGCTCGTGACATGGCCCGATGTAGCGGTGAATTACCTGGTAATTACCATTGGAGTGTTGTTTCTGATTCCTGGTTTGGTAGGCCTGTTCACTTATCTGGCCCTGTGGAATCGGAGAAAGGAAGAGGCTCCACGTCCGGCATTCCCGATTGTGGCCTTGGGGAGCACCCTCTTTGGATTATGGCTTATAATCATGCCCTCTTTTTTTGTGGGTGTGCTTATGTATGTGCTGGGCGTATTGCTGGTGCTGGGAGGACTTAGTCAGCTGGCCAATCTGATTGCAGCCCGTTCATTCATGCCGGTACCGTTTGGCGTATATGTGGTGCCGGTATTGGTTTTGGCTGCAGGCATTACGGTATTGTTCAATCCGTTTGAAACAGCGGAAATTCCATTTATTGTGCTGGGTATATCGTCCATTGTATATGCTTTGATGGACCTTTTCCGGTTGCTGCGTTTCCGACGAAAAAAGAGTAAGATAGAAGATGTGGTGCCCATTGAAGAGATAAAGGATTAG
- the ccsA gene encoding cytochrome c biogenesis protein CcsA, whose amino-acid sequence MKVRGWKIAGVFLYVTLIILLVAATLLEQVYGTPFVETHIYRSFWFCSLWGTLACVLLRVLRKYQMGRRFSVVWWHGSLLVILGGALLTFLTGEKGYVHLEQGKETNLFVATSDQVSREMPFHIRLDSFRVAYYPGTEAPMDYLSYVTCRVKGEERKEVISMNHILSVDGYRFYQSSFDTDWSGSWLSVNHDPWGIAVTYAGYVCLLFSAVCLLVSRRETFRNLLHHPAWRKVGLICVLWGISLPILQAQPVRVLVRQDAEKLKTRQVIYQDRVVPFNTLARDFTLKLCGSGTYQGLTPEQVVASWLLYPEEWQHEPMFYVKSENLRQMLHLKSDHVALVDLFDGKSYRLEKVWNEWQRKRQSGLFKGWLEQHQAEKLEKEIRELDEKVGLVLMLKKGTLIRPLPTDGGVEPLSSLRVQAELCYNAVPFSKILFMCNLLLGIVGFFWWVRFYVVVPQGNYRRNWVYVVLKVGLWTSCLVHWGAYLLRWYIGGRIPLGNGPETMLFLAGCLLLGACIWQRRLVLLLPSGLLLSGWVLLVAWLGEKNPQITPLMPVLLSPWLSIHVSIIMISYALFAFICLCSILALAVRKQVAQMQRLTLCCRLLLYPAVLLLGIGIFIGAVWANVSWGSYWTWDPKEVWALITFLIYGAAFHWRSFSLFQRPGVFHLYLILAFSTVLMTYFGVNYLLGGMHSYAG is encoded by the coding sequence ATGAAGGTACGTGGATGGAAAATAGCTGGAGTTTTTCTTTATGTAACTCTGATTATATTACTGGTTGCAGCCACTTTACTGGAACAAGTATATGGAACTCCTTTTGTGGAAACTCATATTTATCGTTCTTTTTGGTTTTGTAGCTTGTGGGGAACGTTGGCTTGTGTCCTGTTGCGGGTGCTGAGAAAGTACCAGATGGGAAGACGTTTCTCCGTTGTGTGGTGGCATGGCTCCCTCCTGGTCATACTGGGAGGGGCCTTGCTTACCTTTTTGACGGGAGAGAAAGGGTATGTACATCTTGAACAAGGGAAGGAGACCAATTTGTTTGTGGCAACTTCTGATCAGGTTTCACGGGAAATGCCTTTTCATATCCGGTTGGACAGTTTCAGGGTGGCATATTATCCAGGTACGGAAGCTCCGATGGATTATTTAAGTTATGTGACTTGCCGAGTGAAGGGAGAAGAACGTAAGGAAGTCATTTCAATGAATCATATTCTTTCGGTAGACGGTTATCGTTTCTATCAGTCGTCTTTCGATACCGATTGGTCTGGTAGTTGGTTGAGTGTTAATCATGATCCTTGGGGTATTGCTGTGACCTATGCAGGATATGTGTGTCTGCTTTTTTCTGCGGTCTGTTTGCTGGTGAGTCGTAGGGAAACTTTTAGGAACTTGCTGCATCATCCGGCTTGGAGAAAGGTTGGTTTGATTTGTGTGCTATGGGGGATATCATTACCAATCTTGCAGGCTCAGCCAGTGCGTGTGTTAGTACGGCAGGATGCGGAAAAGCTGAAAACACGTCAGGTTATTTATCAGGATCGGGTGGTGCCGTTTAATACTTTGGCTCGTGATTTTACGTTGAAGTTATGTGGAAGTGGCACCTACCAAGGCTTAACTCCTGAACAGGTAGTGGCAAGCTGGCTATTATATCCCGAAGAGTGGCAGCATGAACCGATGTTTTATGTGAAGAGTGAAAATCTTCGTCAGATGTTACATCTGAAATCTGACCATGTGGCTTTGGTGGATTTATTCGACGGAAAGAGCTATCGTTTGGAGAAAGTGTGGAACGAATGGCAGAGAAAAAGGCAGAGTGGACTTTTCAAAGGATGGCTGGAACAGCATCAGGCCGAGAAATTGGAGAAAGAGATACGGGAACTGGATGAAAAAGTGGGTCTGGTTTTGATGTTGAAAAAGGGTACGCTTATCCGACCTTTGCCGACTGATGGAGGTGTAGAGCCGTTGTCATCTCTTCGGGTTCAAGCAGAATTGTGCTACAATGCGGTTCCTTTCTCCAAAATTTTGTTTATGTGCAACCTTCTTCTGGGAATTGTAGGCTTTTTCTGGTGGGTACGTTTTTATGTGGTAGTTCCTCAAGGCAACTATAGACGAAATTGGGTTTATGTTGTGTTGAAGGTTGGGCTTTGGACATCGTGTCTGGTACATTGGGGGGCTTATCTGCTTCGATGGTATATTGGGGGACGTATTCCGCTTGGAAATGGGCCGGAGACGATGCTTTTTCTAGCTGGTTGTCTGCTGTTAGGTGCTTGTATCTGGCAACGTCGTTTGGTGTTGCTTCTGCCGTCAGGGTTGTTGCTGTCCGGATGGGTGTTGTTGGTTGCCTGGTTGGGAGAAAAGAATCCGCAGATTACCCCATTGATGCCAGTGTTGCTTTCTCCTTGGTTGAGTATCCATGTATCCATTATCATGATTTCGTATGCATTGTTTGCCTTTATTTGTTTGTGCAGTATCTTGGCACTTGCGGTACGGAAACAGGTGGCTCAGATGCAACGTCTCACGTTATGTTGCCGATTGTTACTCTACCCTGCAGTATTGTTGCTAGGTATAGGTATTTTTATTGGAGCGGTCTGGGCTAATGTTTCCTGGGGGAGTTATTGGACATGGGACCCGAAAGAGGTGTGGGCTTTAATCACTTTTCTGATTTACGGAGCAGCTTTTCATTGGAGAAGTTTTTCTTTGTTTCAGCGTCCCGGTGTTTTTCATTTATATTTGATTTTGGCCTTTTCCACGGTATTGATGACGTATTTTGGAGTAAATTATCTATTAGGAGGCATGCATAGTTATGCGGGATAA
- a CDS encoding Rid family hydrolase translates to MSHKQQRIHKLQEKTLVEISCFKQEEGVNEYQVMIHVIRPSLTYKEQLDAVLDTYYALLENELKGAVAVFKRYFLSDAANQADWLAAQVPESTTCACSIVEQPPLDGSKIAMWVYLQSEMQSGSLENGLFEVSHGSYRHLWGGTACNRAANSEYQTRLLLNDYILQLIARGGHLAENCIRTWFFVQNIDVNYAGVVKARNEVFVTQGLTPQTHYIASTGIGGRHAEAGILVQMDTYAVLGLCKEQIHYLYARDYLNPTYEYGVSFERGTYVDYGDRRQVFISGTASIDRNGDIVFPGDIRRQTERMWHNVEALLEEAEMSFEDVAQMLVYLRDGADYVTVREMFDQRFPEIPKVILLAPVCRPGWLIEMECMGTKALKNTLYPDF, encoded by the coding sequence ATGAGCCACAAACAACAACGAATTCACAAGTTACAAGAAAAGACTTTAGTCGAAATTTCATGTTTTAAACAAGAGGAAGGGGTGAATGAATATCAAGTCATGATTCATGTCATCCGGCCTTCCTTGACATATAAAGAACAATTGGATGCGGTACTCGATACATATTATGCTTTGTTGGAAAACGAATTGAAGGGAGCGGTTGCCGTGTTCAAACGCTATTTTTTGAGTGATGCGGCCAATCAGGCCGACTGGTTAGCAGCGCAAGTGCCTGAGAGTACGACCTGCGCCTGCTCCATAGTAGAACAGCCGCCTTTGGATGGTAGTAAGATTGCCATGTGGGTATATTTACAGTCGGAAATGCAGAGTGGTTCTCTAGAAAACGGTTTGTTTGAAGTTTCGCATGGTAGTTATCGGCATTTATGGGGCGGAACGGCTTGCAATCGTGCGGCCAATTCGGAGTACCAGACCCGTTTGTTGCTGAATGATTATATTCTGCAGCTGATTGCACGGGGAGGACATTTGGCTGAAAATTGTATTCGGACCTGGTTTTTCGTGCAAAATATCGATGTGAATTATGCTGGGGTAGTTAAGGCCCGTAATGAGGTATTTGTCACTCAGGGGCTTACTCCACAGACGCATTATATTGCAAGTACAGGGATTGGCGGACGTCATGCTGAAGCTGGAATTTTGGTGCAGATGGATACGTATGCCGTATTGGGGCTTTGCAAGGAACAAATACACTATTTATATGCACGCGATTACTTGAATCCGACTTATGAGTACGGAGTGAGTTTTGAACGCGGAACGTATGTGGATTATGGAGACCGTCGTCAAGTTTTCATTTCTGGTACGGCCAGTATTGACCGGAATGGGGATATTGTCTTTCCGGGTGATATTCGTCGGCAAACTGAACGGATGTGGCACAACGTGGAAGCCTTGCTTGAAGAGGCAGAGATGTCGTTTGAGGATGTCGCACAAATGTTGGTGTATTTACGTGATGGGGCAGATTATGTGACGGTACGTGAGATGTTCGACCAACGTTTTCCAGAAATTCCGAAAGTGATTTTGCTGGCCCCGGTTTGCCGTCCAGGTTGGCTCATCGAAATGGAATGTATGGGTACAAAAGCACTGAAAAACACGCTTTATCCTGATTTCTGA
- a CDS encoding porin — MKRIMIAMCLAAMMPLAVLAQHEEDTENGVVSLAGREGFTIASKKGDFVFKPYLLVQTSANFNWYDDEGLDKAYNQDNVANSGFAIPYAVLGFTGKAFGRVSFNLSLNAAATGAALLQQAWFDVELKKQFSIRVGKFKTPFSHGYLTTLGETLMPSLPLSLTSSVILPYSLNAVTPNIGTGFDLGVEVHGLLADRFGYEVGLFNGTGISVNTAGKTFSDDWHIPSLLYAGRFTYMPKGVMPSTQGNPNRLKEDKLMLGVSTSLNVESENESTNDYRAGLEFAMLKRRLYLGAELYYMRVGFTGRQKIDEVYHYLGGYVQGGYFVTSRLQATARYDFFNRNGMDTNGFMNMPAVGVNYFFRGCNLKLQAMYQFVGRWGHDTQLDRDNDDLGIATHSATVLLQYTF, encoded by the coding sequence ATGAAAAGAATAATGATTGCGATGTGTCTGGCTGCCATGATGCCACTGGCAGTTTTGGCACAGCATGAAGAGGATACGGAAAACGGTGTTGTGTCGCTGGCCGGGAGAGAGGGATTTACCATCGCTTCGAAAAAGGGCGACTTTGTGTTCAAACCTTATCTGCTGGTACAGACCAGTGCAAACTTCAACTGGTATGACGATGAAGGGCTTGATAAGGCATATAATCAGGATAATGTGGCCAATTCTGGATTTGCTATTCCTTATGCGGTATTGGGATTTACAGGGAAGGCTTTTGGAAGGGTATCTTTCAATCTTTCACTTAATGCGGCAGCTACAGGGGCAGCATTGTTGCAGCAGGCATGGTTTGATGTGGAATTGAAGAAACAGTTTTCCATTCGTGTCGGAAAGTTCAAGACACCTTTTTCACACGGCTATCTGACTACTTTAGGAGAAACATTGATGCCTTCTCTGCCGCTTTCGTTGACCTCCTCTGTAATCTTGCCTTATTCGTTGAATGCCGTAACTCCCAATATTGGTACGGGATTCGATTTGGGGGTAGAAGTCCACGGCTTGTTAGCTGACAGATTTGGATATGAAGTGGGACTTTTCAATGGAACGGGTATATCGGTCAATACGGCAGGGAAGACATTCAGCGATGATTGGCACATTCCTTCCTTACTGTATGCCGGACGGTTTACTTATATGCCGAAAGGCGTGATGCCTTCCACGCAAGGTAATCCCAATCGCTTGAAAGAAGATAAGCTGATGCTGGGTGTATCTACTTCGTTGAATGTAGAAAGTGAGAATGAAAGTACGAACGATTATCGTGCCGGATTAGAGTTTGCCATGTTGAAAAGAAGACTGTATCTGGGTGCGGAGTTGTATTATATGCGTGTTGGTTTTACCGGGCGTCAGAAAATTGATGAGGTTTATCATTACCTGGGAGGATATGTGCAGGGAGGTTATTTTGTGACATCCCGTTTGCAGGCTACGGCTCGCTATGATTTTTTCAATCGTAACGGGATGGATACAAATGGATTTATGAATATGCCAGCAGTAGGAGTGAACTATTTCTTCAGGGGATGTAACCTGAAATTGCAGGCTATGTACCAGTTTGTGGGACGCTGGGGACACGATACACAGTTGGACCGCGATAATGATGATTTGGGAATTGCTACCCATAGCGCTACGGTACTGCTTCAGTACACATTCTAA
- a CDS encoding di-heme oxidoredictase family protein, with translation MRRILKFLFYGFLPVALWGCHKEGIDQQYVEVPDGYALSAGTATNFLASSKAYDFEAPWVSGIYSTRFNDGDGLYDDVRTSSNQDGGLGPVYAGYSCGSCHRNAGRTKPTLWSDGGSGNYGFSSMLVYITRKNGAFFQNYGRVLHDQAIYGVKPEGKLSVKYNYQTFEFPDGETYELCKPTYTITEWYADSIRPEDLFCSVRIPLRHVGMGQMMALDQTEIEALAAKSNYPEYGISGRCNYISERGVTRLGLSGNKAQHADLTVELGFSSDMGVTNSRYPEEICEGQIQMDQGSMMGLSYDQLDVSTEDMEDVDLYMHCLGVPARRNVNDVQVQKGEQKFYEAKCHLCHVTTLHTKTRGATLLNGTELPWLGNQTIHPYSDFLLHDMGSEIMGVGLNDNYVSGLARGNEWRTTPLWGIGLQEVVNGHTYFLHDGRARNLVEAIMWHGGEAEASKNLFKSMSKEDRDALIAFLNSL, from the coding sequence ATGAGGAGGATTTTGAAGTTTTTATTCTATGGTTTTTTGCCTGTCGCTTTGTGGGGGTGTCACAAGGAAGGCATTGACCAGCAATATGTGGAAGTACCGGATGGATATGCGTTGTCCGCCGGTACGGCTACCAATTTTCTAGCCTCGTCGAAAGCATACGATTTTGAAGCTCCATGGGTTTCAGGAATCTATAGTACCCGTTTTAATGACGGTGATGGATTGTATGACGATGTACGTACCAGTAGCAATCAGGACGGTGGACTGGGACCGGTTTATGCCGGATATTCTTGTGGTAGTTGTCACCGGAACGCGGGGCGTACCAAACCGACATTATGGAGTGACGGTGGTTCGGGAAATTACGGTTTTTCTTCCATGCTGGTGTATATTACTCGAAAGAATGGAGCTTTTTTTCAGAACTATGGGCGTGTGTTGCACGATCAGGCTATCTACGGAGTCAAACCGGAAGGAAAACTTTCGGTGAAATATAATTATCAGACCTTTGAATTTCCTGATGGAGAAACGTATGAGCTTTGCAAGCCGACTTATACCATTACGGAATGGTATGCCGACAGCATTCGTCCGGAAGATTTGTTCTGTTCTGTCCGTATTCCGTTGCGTCATGTAGGGATGGGGCAGATGATGGCACTCGACCAGACGGAGATTGAAGCTTTGGCAGCCAAAAGCAATTATCCGGAATATGGTATTAGTGGGAGGTGTAATTACATCAGTGAGCGTGGCGTGACTCGTTTGGGACTTTCAGGCAACAAGGCACAGCATGCCGACCTGACGGTAGAACTGGGATTTTCAAGTGACATGGGAGTGACCAACAGCCGTTATCCAGAAGAAATCTGCGAAGGACAGATACAGATGGATCAGGGAAGTATGATGGGACTCTCGTACGACCAGTTGGATGTGTCGACGGAGGATATGGAAGATGTGGACCTGTACATGCATTGTCTGGGGGTACCGGCCCGTCGGAATGTGAACGATGTGCAGGTACAGAAAGGTGAGCAGAAATTCTATGAGGCAAAGTGCCACCTTTGCCATGTCACTACTTTGCACACAAAGACAAGAGGAGCTACTTTACTGAATGGTACTGAATTGCCGTGGTTAGGTAACCAAACCATTCATCCTTATTCTGATTTTTTGTTGCACGACATGGGGTCAGAAATTATGGGTGTAGGGTTGAACGACAATTATGTGAGTGGACTAGCTCGCGGAAATGAATGGCGTACGACTCCTTTGTGGGGCATTGGCTTGCAGGAAGTGGTGAACGGTCATACGTATTTCCTGCACGATGGTCGTGCCCGTAATCTGGTGGAAGCCATCATGTGGCATGGAGGAGAGGCAGAAGCCTCGAAAAATCTGTTCAAAAGTATGAGTAAGGAAGACCGTGATGCGCTGATTGCGTTTTTGAATTCACTTTAA
- a CDS encoding imelysin family protein — MKKNFFYAAAFALGLVFVSTACSNNDAPQPEPIDVADIDYTLENAASWNNYMKAVVTLLRKDASDLYDYWAVSYKGGESYATTFKNHGAPYNSAGSCVQQVIDGCVDIANEVGETKIGDPYSKYQAGNVTEALYAVESWYSWHSREDYSNNIVSICNAFCGVRSESLISGATIDKSQVAEKSLYTALVNDGQQELADNTLTAIKNAYDKILAIPQPFRNHINSEQSLVAQEACSELSVLLKNRLKPACDALSESVLSPVVENYVDVVVLPTYADLRTKAGTLYEKVNALAANPTNQAFKDACDAWITAREPWEMSEAFLFGPVADQGLDPNMDSWPLDQAAIVNILNSGDYSQMEWSGDYSEDSESISAAQNVRGFHTLEFLLFKDGQARTVD, encoded by the coding sequence ATGAAAAAGAATTTCTTTTATGCCGCAGCCTTTGCGTTAGGCTTGGTTTTTGTTTCAACCGCGTGCAGTAACAATGATGCTCCTCAGCCAGAACCGATTGATGTAGCCGATATAGATTATACATTGGAAAATGCTGCCAGTTGGAATAATTACATGAAAGCCGTAGTAACTCTGCTCCGTAAGGATGCTTCCGATTTGTATGATTATTGGGCGGTGTCTTACAAAGGAGGGGAAAGCTATGCCACGACTTTTAAAAACCACGGTGCTCCGTATAATAGTGCAGGTTCGTGCGTGCAACAGGTGATAGATGGTTGTGTGGATATCGCCAATGAAGTAGGGGAGACAAAAATCGGTGATCCTTATTCCAAATATCAGGCAGGAAACGTGACCGAAGCACTATATGCTGTAGAGTCGTGGTACAGCTGGCATTCACGTGAGGACTATTCCAATAACATTGTATCCATTTGTAATGCGTTTTGTGGAGTACGTAGCGAGTCGTTGATTAGTGGGGCTACAATCGATAAGAGTCAGGTGGCTGAAAAGTCGTTGTACACAGCGTTGGTAAACGACGGGCAACAGGAACTGGCCGACAATACCTTGACAGCTATCAAGAATGCTTATGATAAAATTCTGGCCATACCTCAGCCTTTCCGTAATCATATCAATAGTGAACAGAGTCTGGTTGCACAGGAAGCTTGCAGTGAGTTGAGTGTATTGCTGAAAAATCGGTTGAAGCCAGCTTGTGATGCATTATCTGAAAGTGTATTGAGTCCGGTGGTAGAGAATTATGTAGATGTAGTGGTGTTGCCTACTTATGCTGATTTGAGGACAAAGGCTGGTACGTTGTATGAGAAAGTGAATGCGTTGGCTGCCAATCCGACTAATCAGGCTTTTAAGGATGCATGTGATGCCTGGATTACGGCTCGTGAGCCTTGGGAAATGAGTGAGGCGTTTTTGTTTGGTCCTGTAGCCGACCAGGGACTGGATCCGAATATGGACAGCTGGCCGCTTGACCAGGCAGCCATTGTAAATATTTTGAATTCGGGAGATTACAGTCAGATGGAATGGAGCGGTGACTATTCGGAAGATAGTGAAAGCATTTCTGCTGCACAGAATGTACGTGGCTTCCATACACTGGAATTTCTGTTGTTCAAAGACGGACAAGCTCGTACGGTGGATTGA
- a CDS encoding RNA polymerase sigma factor, with protein MKTLDTAFAQMVKEHKNTIYTVCFMFSKDTDEVSDLFQEVLINLWKGYGSFKNLSNVNTWIWKVSFNTCISCERRKKRRAVVPLTMDINLFEDKDESSKQIRLLYDRIHRLNPFDRAIVLLWLENMSYEEIGAIVGISTKNVSVRLYRIKEELKKMSNH; from the coding sequence ATGAAAACATTGGATACTGCATTTGCACAAATGGTCAAAGAGCATAAGAACACCATTTATACGGTGTGTTTTATGTTCTCGAAGGATACTGATGAAGTAAGCGATCTTTTTCAGGAAGTGCTTATTAATCTTTGGAAAGGATATGGTTCTTTCAAGAATCTCAGTAACGTCAATACATGGATATGGAAAGTGAGTTTCAATACCTGCATTTCATGCGAAAGGAGAAAGAAAAGGCGTGCTGTTGTTCCTTTGACCATGGATATCAATCTATTTGAAGATAAAGATGAAAGTTCAAAGCAGATTCGTCTGCTATATGACCGTATTCATCGGCTGAATCCTTTTGATCGTGCCATTGTTTTGTTGTGGCTGGAAAATATGAGTTATGAAGAAATCGGTGCTATTGTCGGAATTTCGACCAAAAATGTATCTGTACGTTTGTATCGTATCAAGGAGGAGTTGAAAAAAATGTCGAACCATTAA